The Flavobacterium galactosidilyticum nucleotide sequence ATTTACGCATGAAGTAACCTCAGGTCAAAGAACTGGTTTTACAGGTAAGCCATTTACTGATATTGTAAATATAGGCATTGGCGGCTCAGATTTGGGACCGGTGATGGTTGTTGAGGCATTACAATTTTACAAAAATCACCTAAATACACATTTTGTTTCTAATGTTGATGGTGATCATGTGAGTGAAATTATCAAAAAATTAAATCCTGAAACTACCTTATTTGTTATTGTATCTAAAACATTTACCACACAAGAGACATTAACAAATTCAGAAACCATCAGAAGATGGTTCTTGCAATCAGCGAAACAGGAAGATGTGGCCAAACATTTTGTTGCAGTTTCTACTAATATGCAAAAGGTAACTGAATTTGGTATCGATCCAGAGAATGTTTTTCCAATGTGGGATTGGGTTGGTGGCAGATTTTCATTATGGAGCGCAGTTGGTCTTACTATAAGTTTAGCAGTTGGATTTGATAATTTTAATGGTCTTCTGAAAGGGGCAAATAAAATGGACAGCCATTTCAAAAGCACTGATTTTGATAAAAATATGCCAGTAATTTTAGCATTATTAAGTGTTTGGTACAACAACTTTTTTAATGCTGAAAGTGAAGTGCTGATTCCGTACACGCAATATTTACAAAAATTGGCTCCATACTTACAGCAAGGAACGATGGAGAGTAATGGTAAAAGTGTAGGTAGAGATGGGGAACCAGTAAACTACCAAACGGGAACTATTATATGGGGAGAACCAGGAACAAATGCACAACATGCTTTTTTTCAGTTAATTCACCAAGGAACCAAGTTGATTCCTGCGGATTTTATTGGATTTATAACTTCTTTATACGGCGATAAAAATCATCATGACAAGCTGATGTCTAACTTTTTTGCGCAAACAGAAGCGTTAATGCACGGAAAATCTAAAGATCAAGTGCAAGCAGAATTTGATAAGCAAGGACTTGCGGTGGAAAAAGCAGCATTTTTATTGCCGTTCAAAGTTTTCTCCGGCAATAAACCAACCAATACTATTTTAATTCAAAAGTTGACACCTGAATCGTTAGGATCTCTGATTGCTTTGTACGAGCACAAAATTTTTGTACAAGGAGTTATTTGGAATATTTTTAGTTTTGATCAGTGGGGAGTTGAATTAGGAAAACAATTAGCAAATAGTATTTTAGATGAAATAAATACTAAAACCGTTAAAAATCATGACAGTTCTACAGCTTTTTTATTAAATCATTTTTTACAAAATAAGTAGAAAGTTTAGCAATGATTGTCAATTTATACCAGTAAGTCATATTTCTCAGCTATTAAAATAGTTGAGCAAAATAATTTAAGCCCTGATTTTAATCAAATTAGGGCTTTTTTTTATATCATTAAATTTATAATCATAGTTTTTTTTAAAAAACGACTAAAAATTAATAAAAGTAATTTCTGAAATTTTTTACGAAAGCATTAAATAAATAGTTGCAACAAAGGAAATATCTCATTAATTTTAGTAAAATGAAGATTTTCTGCTATTATTTAGTTAAAAGGACATTTAAAAATTTGAGATTCTTAACGTTGTATTAACTTATTCAAACAAAAATGTTATATTTTTGCCAAATATTATTAAACTAAACAATATGAAAAAATTATTAAGGATGTTTTTTGTGTTAGCAGTATTAATTTACGCTAACCCTGATGTTTACGCTCAGGGTAATACTAATTCTTCTATTAGTGGTGTAGTCTATGAGAAGGGTTCACAAACCTTACCAGGTGCATCTATTCTTGCAGTACACACACCATCAGGAACTCGTTATTCAGCATCTACGGATGGTACGGGTAATTTTAGCATCTCAAATATGAGAGTTGGTGGGCCTTACAAAATCACTATAACATTTGTAGGATTTTCTGATTTTTCAGAGAATGAAGTTTTTCTTCAGCTAGGGGAAAACAAAACTTTTAAAATTGTATTGGCTGAAGCGTCAAATGAATTACAAGAAGTTGTTGTTAAAGCTGTAAGAGATAATACTTTTAATTCTCAGAGAACAGGTGCTCAAACAGTAATTAATTCAGATAAAATTAAGGCATTGCCATCTTTGTCTAGAAACATTGCTGATTTTGCTAGATTAACTCCTTCAGCTCAATTGAGAGGTGATGATATTTTATCTATTGGTGGACAAAATAACAGATTCAATGCAATTTATATTGATGGAGCTGTTAGTAATGACGTTTTTGGTTTAGCTGCAAACGGAACTAATGGTGGTCAAACTGGAGTAAGCCCAATTTCAGTTGATGCAATTGAGCAATTTCAAGTAAGTGTAGCTCCTTATGATGTTAAACTATCAGGTTTTGCTGGTGGAGCAATTAGTGCAATTACTCGTTCTGGAACAAACAACTTCGAAGGGTCTGCTTACTTTTTATACAGAGATCAATCTCTTGCTGCTAAAACACCTCCTTCATTAGCAGGAACAAATGGTAGACAAAAATTAGCTGATTTCTCAGCACAAACATATGGAGTTCGTGCAGGTGGAGCATTAGTCAAAGATAAATTGTTTTTCTTCATTAACTACGAAAGACAAGACAATGAAACGCCACAACCTTTTGATTTAGCTAATTACACAGGTACGTCAAAAAACAGATTAGGAGAACTTAGAACTAAATTAGCCACTTATGGATACGACCCAGGTTCTTTTGAAAACAATGTACGTACACTTGTAAGTGATAAAGTTATTGGTAAATTAGACTGGAATATTAATGATAACCATAAATTGTCGTTGAAGCATAGTTATGTAACTGCTGAGCAATTTTCTCCAAGCCGTTCGTCTGCTACAGCACTTAACTTTATTAATGGTAGTCAAGTATTTAATTCAGTGACTAACTCCACATCTCTTGAGTTAAACTCAAGATTTGGAAATAAATTTTCAAATAACTTAGTGGTAGCTTACACTAATGTTGCTGATGATAGAGATGCTTCTGGAGATCCGTTTCCAACAGTACAAATATTTGACGGAGCAAATCAAAGTATTTACTTTGGAGCAGAAGGATTCTCTACAGCAAATCTTTTAGACCAAAAGATATTGACCATTACTGACAATTTTGAAATAAATGTTGGTATGAACAAAATTACTATTGGTACTCATAATGAGTTTTCTCAATCTAAAAACGTATTTTTTGGTAATAACTACGGTTCATACCGCTATGCTAATTTAGATGATTTCTTATTAGACAGAAAACCGAATAGATTTCAAATGAACTACTCTTTAATAGGAGGAAGTGGTGATGAATCTCTTGGGGCAGCTGAATTTGGAACAAAACAATTTGGTGTTTATGTTCAAAATGAAATGAGATTAACCAATAACTTTAAATTGTCATACGGTGTAAGAGTTGATGTACCAGTTTGGGAAAACGGTATGGGTAATGCAGACTTCAATAATAGAACAATAGGTTTGTTGCAAGCTGCAGGTAAAGATTTACAAGGAGCAACTGTAGGATCTAGAATTAATACTACTCCACATTTTGCACCACGTGTAGGTTTTAATTATGATGTAAACGGTAATAAGTCTACTCAAATTAGAGGAGGTTTAGGGATTTTCACATCAAGATTGCCGCTAGTATGGCCAGGTGGAACGTATAATAACAACGGGGTAACTCAAGGTGCTATATCAATTACATCTGCCACAGGAATGCCTACTTTTAGTGCAAATACGAGTGTAGATAGTCAGCTTGCACCACTTCCAGCTTCTTATCCTAGACCAGGTTCAGGAAAAACTGGAGGAAACATTGATTTGTTTGCTAAAGATTTCAAGTTACCACAAGTATTCAAAGCAAGTTTTGCTGTTGATCAGAAGCTTCCTTTAGGATTTGTTTTCACTTCTGAGATCACATACAACGATAATATTAGTGCTGTTGTTTACGAAAACTTAAATATTAAAAATGCTTCAAGTAACTTAACAGGAGCTGATACGAGACCTCGTTATAACGGAAATAGTAGAGTTGATCCATCTTATTTAGGAGTTTATTTAGGTTCTAATACGAGTGAAGGAAAGGCATATAATGTAGCTTTTACATTAGCTAAAAACTTTAGATCTGACTTTATTGATGCTAATATCTCTGGTACTTATTCTTACGGTAAGTCTACCGTTTTGATGGATGCAACTTCTTCTCAAAATAGTTCTCAGTGGAATAATACTGAAACTGTTAATGGTGCAAACTACTTAAGACTTGGAAGATCTGATTTTGATCCAGGAAGCAGAATTGTTTCTAATGGTAACGCTACGTTCAAATGGAACAGCTTTACTAAATCTAGAATAGGTTTCTTCTACGAAGGAGCTCAAGGTAATCCAATTAGTTATGTTTATAATGACTCGGGTCGTTTATTGCAAGATACATTCTCAAACTCAGCTTTGATTTTTATTCCTGCTAAAAAATCTGACATTAATCTTATTGCGGCAAACGGTTTAACTCCGGATCAGCAATGGGATGCGTTGAGTGCTTTTATTGAAGGTAATGAGTATTTGAGAAAGAGAAAAGGTGGTTATGCAGAGCGTAATGGTGATCGTTTAAAAACTACTCATGTAGTTGATTTAAAATTTGCTCAAGAATTCACTATTAATGTGGGTAAAAAGAAACACACTCTTGAGTTTACAGCAGATATCTTTAACTTTACCAACCTTTTAAACAAAAATTGGGGTAAAAGATACTTTACTAGCAACGACCAAGTACAGTTAATCAAACAAGAGAACTTCTTGCCTGGAACTAACACGCCAACTTTCAGTTATAATCCAACTGTTGCTACAAATATTAACCAGCTAGATGACGTAGGTCTTAACTCATCAAGATGGCAAATGCAAACTGGTGTTCGTTACACGTTCAACTAGTTTAAATTAAAATAATTCAACCCTCATTTCATTTGAAATGGGGGTTTTTTTTATAGCTTTTTTTCCTATATTTGTTTAAAACAAAAAATATATTTATGTACAATTTTATTCAAAAATTTCATTCCGGTTGGGCTTATTTAGCACTTTTAGTATTAGTAATTGCAGTGGTTAATTCCTTTATTGGGATGTCATCTAAAAAAGAGTTTACTGCTAAAGATAGAAAAATTGCACTATTTGCATTGATAGGAATTCATACACAATTATTAGTTGGTCTTATATTATATTTTGTGTCTCCTTTAGGTTTTGCTTATTTAGGACAAATGGCTGACAAAGCGTTGCGCTTAACTTCATTAGAGCATCCATTAATTAATATCATAGGAATTACTTTAATAACAATTGGATGGTCTAAACATAAAAAATTAAATACTTCAGAATCTAAATTCAAAACTTTTTCTATTTTTTACGGTTTAGGTTTATTACTTATACTAAGTAGAATTCCATGGTCTATGTGGTTGTAAAAAAAACAAAAAAAAAGCTCTAGAAATAGAGCTTTTTTTATCTAGGTATGGTTTTTGTAAAATAGGTTTAACTAATCCGATGTATATGAAAAGATCAATAACTTTATTTTTTTTATTGGCAGTTATAAGCTTAGTCAGCGGTCAAAATACTAAAAAAGACAAACAACAAATTCCTGCTCCAAAAACTACTTCTACACAAATAATATCTGCAAAATCAGCTGCTCAAAAGAATCAGGTTCTGAAAGATAGCATCAAAAAGAATAAAGAAGTAGTTGAGATTCAAGAGAAAAAAATAGATTCTTTAGTTACTGTTTTAGGAATTTTTAAGCCTTTCAAAAAGGAGGCCCATGCTTCGTATTATGCCGACAAATTTACTGGTAAAAAAACGGCTAGCGGAAGCAGGTTTGATAATAATAAGTATACAGCAGCACATAAAAGACTACCTTTTGGAACAAAAGTAAGAGTCACCAATGAAAAAAACGGAAAGTCAGTTGTTGTAGAAATTACGGATAGAGGACCTTTTGTAAAAGCTAGAGAAATTGATCTTTCAAAACGAGCATTTATGGATATTGCCTCTAATAAAGGAAGTGGAGGAATGCTAGTAACTATAGAAGTAATGGACAAGTAATCACCACTTTTTAAAAGGATTCTTGCTTAAGTACGAATTGTAATAACGTATATCTCCGGTTACTTCTTCGCCAAGCCAATCTGGTTTTTCAAAAATTTCATTTTCAGAATTTAGTTCGATTTCAGCTACTATTAAACCCTCATTTTCATCGTAAAATTCGTCCACTTCAAATGTGTGATTTCCTGATTTAACCTCAAAACGGTTCTTATTAATTACTCCTTCCTCGCACAGTAGCAATAAATTTTTAGCTTCGTCAAGTGCGATTTCTTTTTCCCATTCAAATCGTGATAGTCCAGATTTATTTGAAGCTCCTTTAATGGTTAAAAATCCTTTTTCCCCTTTGATCCTAACACGGACTGTTCGCGCTGCTACAGAACTTAAATAGCCTTGCGCAATGTGGTTTTGCGTAAAAGCATCGTTCTTGAATGAATTATTTTTAACCAAAAATTTTCTTTCTATTTCAATCATTTTTGCCTTCTATATTTCGTTTAAAACCTTAAAAGAGTTTTTGGTTTTTTAATTTTACTTGTTGAACTCGATTTCTTATTTTCAAAAATTAGATTTACACTTCGTGCTCTTTTTTTAAAAGAAAAAACGACTTTGATTTAGCGATAATGTACGCTGCTAATTTTGTTGATCTTTCGCTCAAATATAGTGTTTTTCAATTATACTTATTTCGTTGCGATCTTCGATTTTCAGTTCTTCTATGTGTTGTATTAGTTGCGTTTTTTGTGAAAAAGATTGATTCAAATTTTTTAACGCTATTTTAATGTAATTTCTCAACCGATTTGTATTTTTACAGAAATTAAAGCGCCTCAATGAAGTCATTTTTTAAAGTAAAACCAAAGGTTACACCTCAAGGTCTATTAACGGAGTTTTTTGGCGAGGCTCAATCTTGGCGAGATACTAATGATAATTTAGAGCCTTTAGTGGAGCTAATTCGGCTAATTCGACCGGTAGATATCAAAAATAGTGAAAAGGTTGATCTGCGCGAAATTATTGATTTTTTAAAGGAGAATTATTCCTGCAGAAAACAGCTTTCAATCTACTTAAAAGCTGTTTTTAAAGACAGAAAATTCAACAAGATACTTTCCGATGCTGCCATTATGCAGGATGTAGATTTTATTTTTGAAGTTAAAAAAAGAATTTTCGCCAAATTTTTACCGTATCAGCCTCAAAAAGATACTCTAGAATATGTTCTCAACCAGGTTTTTTATCTTGCTAGCGACGGGATTTGGATTGATAGAATTCCTTTAAATCAGTTAGAGGAATTATATGGTCTTTTGAAGTTTAATTCTATTTATGATAGTATGGAACTAAATTCTGTATTATCTGAAATTTTAATTGCCCAGCATTTGTTAATCCAGCGAATTAGTGGGCGCGCTATGGAAACAGAAGTTATAAAAATGGTTCCAGAATTTGATGATCTGGAGAATCCGTTTTCGGCATTTGAGAAAGAATTATATTTAATAGAAGAAAGAGTTAGAAATTCTAATAATCATTACATCACTTCTGATGATATTTCTTATTCACAGTTATTAGTTTTAGAAAAGCAGTGTGAAGGATTTGTGGATAAGGCTTTTAAAAATAGTTCGAAGTATGGTATTTCATTGCGTGTAAACCAGAACTTACTTAAAATACGACAGCAATTAGAACGCCTTAGATTTTTAGTTTCATTGCTAACGGTTGATAATGAAAAGGACAAAAAATATAATGGAATTTCTTTATCCTTACAGTTAATTAAATTTAATTGCTATAAAAATAATGTCCGTAAATTTATTGGTGAAAGCACACAGTTAATATCATATGAAATTACGCAGCATACTGCTAAAACAGGAGAACGATATATAACAGAAAGCCGTAAGGAATATTTTAATATGTTTAAGGCTTCACTTGGTGGAGGCTTTGTTGTTGGGATTTTATGTGTTATAAAGATATTATTATCTAAAGCAGACACAAGTTATTTTGGATATGCCTTTATTTATAGTATGAATTATGCTTTAGGTTTTATTGCTATTTATGTATTGGGGTTTACTTTAGCCACTAAACAGCCTGCAATGACGGCCTCAGCATTAATCAAGGCGCTTGAAGAAGGTGTTTTGCAGCAAGGGAAAAACGCAGAAAAGTATAAAGCGTTTGCAGTTCTATTTGCTCGTGTTTTTAGATCTCAGTTTATTGCTTTCGTGGGCAATGTCATTATGGCTTTTCCGGTTTCTTTGTTGGGGATATGGTTAATCGACTACTTTTTTCATTACAATATTGCAGCAAGTAAATGGGAGCATTTACTTATAGATTTGAGCCCAATTCATTCCTTAGCTATTTTTCATGCAGCCATTGCAGGATTGTTTCTATTTTTATCTGGAATTATTTCTGGCAGTATTTCTAATAGAGACAAACACAATCAGGTTTATTTTAGGATTACAGAACACCCTTTTCTTAAAAGAAATTTGGGTAAAACAAGAACTAAGAAACTAGCCGATTTGTATGAAAAACGATGGGCTGGTATTGTTTCTAATTTTTGGTTTGGTGTATTTATGGGGAGCACGGGTTCTATAGGATTGTTTTTAGGTTTAAATTTAGACATAAGACACATTACTTTTGGAAGCGGTAATTTAGCTTTAGCGTTATACGGGGCTAATTACGAAGTTAGCTATTGGATGTTGTTCTGGGGAATCTTTGGGATTGGTGTCATTGGATTGGTTAACTTTATAGTGAGTTTTAGTTTGTCGCTTGGACTTGCGTTTCGCTCTCGAGCAATTTCATTATTTGAATTGCGATTTGTGACAGGCTCCATTTGGAAGCATTTTAAATCGAGACCTATCAGTTTCTTTTTTCCAACGGAAAAGAAAATAAAAGAATTAGTTGTCCCGCCATTTAGTAATTCGTAATTCTTTACGACTCTTAAAGAGAAACAGTTTTTAGATTGTTTACTATGGACGAATTAACTTCAAATCGGAAAATTATTCATGTCGATATGGATGCCTTCTACGCATCTGTAGAGCAATTGGATAATCCATTACTACGCGGTAAGCCAATTGCTGTTGGTGGTTCTGAGAATCGTGGTGTTGTTGCTGCGGCAAGTTATGAAGCAAGACGATTTGGTGTTCGTAGTGCTATAAGTGGCGCTGCAGCTAAAAAAAACTGTCCAGATCTTATTTTTGTAGCACCGCGATTTGATCGGTACAAGGAAATCTCAGCTCAAATTCAAAAAATATTTTATGAATATACTGATTTGGTTGAGCCGCTATCCCTTGATGAGGCGTACCTCGATGTAACTATTAATAAAAAAGGAAATCCAAGCGCTACTTTATTGGCACAAGAAATTAGACAACGAATTTTTGATAGTGTTGGATTGACTGCTTCGGCTGGGGTGTCAGTGAATAAGTTTGTGGCTAAAATTGCCAGTGATTACAATAAACCCAACGGACAGAAAACCGTTAATCCAGATGAAGTGATTGCGTTTCTGGAAGTTTTAGCTATTCGTAAATTTCATGGGGTAGGAAAAGTTACTACAGAAAAAATGTACCAATTGGGGATTTTTACAGGATTAGACTTAAAAGCTAAATCAGTAGAGTTTCTGGAGAAGCATTTTGGTAAATCCGGCACTTTCTATTATAATGTAGTTAGAGGTATCCATAATAGCGAAGTAAAATCAAATCGAATTACAAAATCGGTTGCGGCTGAGCATACTTTTGATAGTAACCTTTCCTCCGAAATTTTTATGATGGATAAGTTGGAACTGATTGCGGTTAGTTTAGAAAGAAGATTGAAACGGAATAATTTGGCTGGTAAAACAATTACTTTAAAGATTAAGTATAGTGATTTTACGCAACAAACGAGAAGTAAAACAATGCCTTACTTTGTTTCTGATAAAGCTTTGATCTTAGAGATAGTTCGAGAACTTTTGTATCAAGAGCGCATGAAGGATTCAGTTAGATTACTCGGTATCTCAGTGAGTAATTTAAATACTGAAAAGAAACAATTTGTTACCGTACAGCTTAAATTTGATTTTTAAACTGATGAAAATGGCGTTCAACAAGGGTTAAAGTTGGTAAATTGCTATTTTATCTTTATAAATAAATTTACTTTTGATGTTGTAAATTTAATTATTATGAGTGACTTTAATCAATATGATGAAAATATAGCGCTGTATAACAGTAGTTTGAAAGTGAAGAGTCCTCCTATATATTGTTGGGATTTTAATTTTAACTTTCTAGAGGATGTTAGAAACTTCTATTTGGATTTGAATAAATTAGATGCAATTGCTTCACAGAATAAATGGTCGGCTAATGATTGGGATTTGAAGAGTAAATTGAAAGAGGAGGTAATAATTGTAACGGATAGCAAACTGAAAATTGTATTCGCTTCGCACAACATCGTTGCAATGAATGGGTATTCTTCAAATGAGGTGTTAGGTAAAAGTCCGAGAATGTTCCAAGGTAAAGAGACTAATGCGATCGTGTCAAAGGAAATACGAAATGCTATTATAGAGCTCAAGCCTTTTGAAAAGACCATAATAAATTATAAAAAAAATGGTGATACATATCAGTGCTTAATAAAAGGTTTCCCTGTTTTTAATAATAAAGGTCATCTAAGTCATTACATCGCTTTTGAGAAAGCTGCATAAAAGAAAACCTTTCCGATCGGGAAAGGTTTTCTTTTATATGCTATATTTTTTCAAATTTAATCTTTACTATTTAGTTTTGAAAGCAATCTTAGGAATTCGATATACAACCAAACTAGTGTAATCATCAATCCCATTGCGCCATACCATTCCATGAACTTTGGCATTTTTTGTTCAGCTCCTTTTTCAATTCTATCGAAATCTAAAAATAGGTTTAAAGCAGCGATCACAATTACAAAAACACTAATTCCTATGCTAGTCATTGAGTTGCCGTAATGAACCGGTACAAAGCTGGTAAATAATGAGAACAGCCATGATATAAGGTAGTAGGTTGCTATGGCAAGTGTAGCAGCCACGACAACGGATTTGAATTGCTCCGTTACTTTTACAATTTTATATTTATAAAGGACTAAACATACCATGAAAGTTACAAAAGTTGCTCCCACTGCTTGTATAACTATACCTGGATACATTGCTTCAAAAATAGCTGAAATTCCACCTATAAAAAGACCTTCGAAAAGAGCATATCCCGGGGCTA carries:
- a CDS encoding Bax inhibitor-1/YccA family protein, which gives rise to MSLNSNNPFLNNKTFSTAVSRKDDTRQSTIIDYNQDMTVSGTVNKSIILFLLLTASAMVIWWMAFNGLNPMAPAIGGAIVGLVLVVIAAFKPQYSGYLAPGYALFEGLFIGGISAIFEAMYPGIVIQAVGATFVTFMVCLVLYKYKIVKVTEQFKSVVVAATLAIATYYLISWLFSLFTSFVPVHYGNSMTSIGISVFVIVIAALNLFLDFDRIEKGAEQKMPKFMEWYGAMGLMITLVWLYIEFLRLLSKLNSKD
- a CDS encoding septal ring lytic transglycosylase RlpA family protein — translated: MKRSITLFFLLAVISLVSGQNTKKDKQQIPAPKTTSTQIISAKSAAQKNQVLKDSIKKNKEVVEIQEKKIDSLVTVLGIFKPFKKEAHASYYADKFTGKKTASGSRFDNNKYTAAHKRLPFGTKVRVTNEKNGKSVVVEITDRGPFVKAREIDLSKRAFMDIASNKGSGGMLVTIEVMDK
- a CDS encoding site-specific recombinase codes for the protein MKSFFKVKPKVTPQGLLTEFFGEAQSWRDTNDNLEPLVELIRLIRPVDIKNSEKVDLREIIDFLKENYSCRKQLSIYLKAVFKDRKFNKILSDAAIMQDVDFIFEVKKRIFAKFLPYQPQKDTLEYVLNQVFYLASDGIWIDRIPLNQLEELYGLLKFNSIYDSMELNSVLSEILIAQHLLIQRISGRAMETEVIKMVPEFDDLENPFSAFEKELYLIEERVRNSNNHYITSDDISYSQLLVLEKQCEGFVDKAFKNSSKYGISLRVNQNLLKIRQQLERLRFLVSLLTVDNEKDKKYNGISLSLQLIKFNCYKNNVRKFIGESTQLISYEITQHTAKTGERYITESRKEYFNMFKASLGGGFVVGILCVIKILLSKADTSYFGYAFIYSMNYALGFIAIYVLGFTLATKQPAMTASALIKALEEGVLQQGKNAEKYKAFAVLFARVFRSQFIAFVGNVIMAFPVSLLGIWLIDYFFHYNIAASKWEHLLIDLSPIHSLAIFHAAIAGLFLFLSGIISGSISNRDKHNQVYFRITEHPFLKRNLGKTRTKKLADLYEKRWAGIVSNFWFGVFMGSTGSIGLFLGLNLDIRHITFGSGNLALALYGANYEVSYWMLFWGIFGIGVIGLVNFIVSFSLSLGLAFRSRAISLFELRFVTGSIWKHFKSRPISFFFPTEKKIKELVVPPFSNS
- the dinB gene encoding DNA polymerase IV translates to MDELTSNRKIIHVDMDAFYASVEQLDNPLLRGKPIAVGGSENRGVVAAASYEARRFGVRSAISGAAAKKNCPDLIFVAPRFDRYKEISAQIQKIFYEYTDLVEPLSLDEAYLDVTINKKGNPSATLLAQEIRQRIFDSVGLTASAGVSVNKFVAKIASDYNKPNGQKTVNPDEVIAFLEVLAIRKFHGVGKVTTEKMYQLGIFTGLDLKAKSVEFLEKHFGKSGTFYYNVVRGIHNSEVKSNRITKSVAAEHTFDSNLSSEIFMMDKLELIAVSLERRLKRNNLAGKTITLKIKYSDFTQQTRSKTMPYFVSDKALILEIVRELLYQERMKDSVRLLGISVSNLNTEKKQFVTVQLKFDF
- the pgi gene encoding glucose-6-phosphate isomerase, encoding MALDTINPTKTSAWKKLDAHFNEMQKASMQELFQLDGDRTNKFYLKWNDFLIDYSKNIINQETIQLLLELADEVGLKNAIKDYFDGAAINQTENRAVLHTALRADESAVVNVDGVNVIPQVNEVKNKIKAFTHEVTSGQRTGFTGKPFTDIVNIGIGGSDLGPVMVVEALQFYKNHLNTHFVSNVDGDHVSEIIKKLNPETTLFVIVSKTFTTQETLTNSETIRRWFLQSAKQEDVAKHFVAVSTNMQKVTEFGIDPENVFPMWDWVGGRFSLWSAVGLTISLAVGFDNFNGLLKGANKMDSHFKSTDFDKNMPVILALLSVWYNNFFNAESEVLIPYTQYLQKLAPYLQQGTMESNGKSVGRDGEPVNYQTGTIIWGEPGTNAQHAFFQLIHQGTKLIPADFIGFITSLYGDKNHHDKLMSNFFAQTEALMHGKSKDQVQAEFDKQGLAVEKAAFLLPFKVFSGNKPTNTILIQKLTPESLGSLIALYEHKIFVQGVIWNIFSFDQWGVELGKQLANSILDEINTKTVKNHDSSTAFLLNHFLQNK
- a CDS encoding PAS domain-containing protein, producing the protein MSDFNQYDENIALYNSSLKVKSPPIYCWDFNFNFLEDVRNFYLDLNKLDAIASQNKWSANDWDLKSKLKEEVIIVTDSKLKIVFASHNIVAMNGYSSNEVLGKSPRMFQGKETNAIVSKEIRNAIIELKPFEKTIINYKKNGDTYQCLIKGFPVFNNKGHLSHYIAFEKAA
- a CDS encoding TonB-dependent receptor; the protein is MKKLLRMFFVLAVLIYANPDVYAQGNTNSSISGVVYEKGSQTLPGASILAVHTPSGTRYSASTDGTGNFSISNMRVGGPYKITITFVGFSDFSENEVFLQLGENKTFKIVLAEASNELQEVVVKAVRDNTFNSQRTGAQTVINSDKIKALPSLSRNIADFARLTPSAQLRGDDILSIGGQNNRFNAIYIDGAVSNDVFGLAANGTNGGQTGVSPISVDAIEQFQVSVAPYDVKLSGFAGGAISAITRSGTNNFEGSAYFLYRDQSLAAKTPPSLAGTNGRQKLADFSAQTYGVRAGGALVKDKLFFFINYERQDNETPQPFDLANYTGTSKNRLGELRTKLATYGYDPGSFENNVRTLVSDKVIGKLDWNINDNHKLSLKHSYVTAEQFSPSRSSATALNFINGSQVFNSVTNSTSLELNSRFGNKFSNNLVVAYTNVADDRDASGDPFPTVQIFDGANQSIYFGAEGFSTANLLDQKILTITDNFEINVGMNKITIGTHNEFSQSKNVFFGNNYGSYRYANLDDFLLDRKPNRFQMNYSLIGGSGDESLGAAEFGTKQFGVYVQNEMRLTNNFKLSYGVRVDVPVWENGMGNADFNNRTIGLLQAAGKDLQGATVGSRINTTPHFAPRVGFNYDVNGNKSTQIRGGLGIFTSRLPLVWPGGTYNNNGVTQGAISITSATGMPTFSANTSVDSQLAPLPASYPRPGSGKTGGNIDLFAKDFKLPQVFKASFAVDQKLPLGFVFTSEITYNDNISAVVYENLNIKNASSNLTGADTRPRYNGNSRVDPSYLGVYLGSNTSEGKAYNVAFTLAKNFRSDFIDANISGTYSYGKSTVLMDATSSQNSSQWNNTETVNGANYLRLGRSDFDPGSRIVSNGNATFKWNSFTKSRIGFFYEGAQGNPISYVYNDSGRLLQDTFSNSALIFIPAKKSDINLIAANGLTPDQQWDALSAFIEGNEYLRKRKGGYAERNGDRLKTTHVVDLKFAQEFTINVGKKKHTLEFTADIFNFTNLLNKNWGKRYFTSNDQVQLIKQENFLPGTNTPTFSYNPTVATNINQLDDVGLNSSRWQMQTGVRYTFN
- a CDS encoding CYTH domain-containing protein, with the translated sequence MIEIERKFLVKNNSFKNDAFTQNHIAQGYLSSVAARTVRVRIKGEKGFLTIKGASNKSGLSRFEWEKEIALDEAKNLLLLCEEGVINKNRFEVKSGNHTFEVDEFYDENEGLIVAEIELNSENEIFEKPDWLGEEVTGDIRYYNSYLSKNPFKKW